From Nitrososphaerales archaeon:
CCAACTACCACCTGAGCTCCTCTCTTTCATAGCGCGTAAGGGCTTCGCCGAACTCTACCCTCCGCAGGAGGAGGCCGTGAAAGCCGGCCTGCTCGCGGGGAAGAACCTGGTCGTATCGAGTCCGACAGCCTGCTATGACGGGAAGACAGAAGTGCTCACTAGAACGGGATGGAAGTCATTCAAGGACGTGGACTCGAATGAAGAAGTCCTGTCCATGAATCCGAAGACATTCGGAATGGAGTATGTCAAGGCGATTGGCAAAGTCGGATACCCGTACACAGGAGTAATGGTGCATGTTGAGGGGAAAGAGATCGACTTCAGAGTTACTGCGAATCACAACATGTTCGTATGCCGCGAAGATGAGAGGAAAGCCAGAAACCCGTTATCGTCTCGACCCAATGGGCGACAACCGGCAAGGTTCGAGTTCCGCCCAGCTTGGGAAATCCACAGAAACTGGAAATTCAAGACCGATGGCATTTGGGAGGGGAGAGCGAGTAGATACTTCGAACTTCCTCCAATGGAGGTTCGTGGGAGATATCCTCGGTCACAAAGGCCCCTCCCAACACTCAGGATTCCAATGAAGCAATTTCTGAATTTCCTCGGTTGGTACTTGGCGGAAGGCAGCACAAAGCATGGTCATGGTGATTACGAAGTGACACTGTGCCAGAGAAAGGACCCCCGCCGCGCAAGGGAAGCACTTGCGAAACTTGGCATCGCTAGGGTTTACACAACTGGGTCGGAGCGTCATCGGCATTTCAGCATCAGCAGTCCTCAACTAGCGCGATACCTTTCTCAATTTGGCAGGACTTTCGAGAAGTTTGTTCCCGACTTTGTGAAGGAACTCACTTCAGATGAGATAAGAGTGTTTCTTGATTCATACCATCGCGGAGACGGGCATGTAGGGAGGGACGGGTCGAGTCCGGTATTCAACACCACCTCTAGGCGCTTGGCTGACGATGTCCAAGAATTGTTGCTGAAGGTGGGGATAAGCAGTTCGGTGAGGTTCGGAGGCCTATCGCCATCTCACAGAATGCCAGACGGGCACACCATCAAGTCAAAGCATCCAGACTTTGAGATCGCAGGTAGGCGATATTCGGAGCACGGAATCGACTACAGGAAACCGAGCAAACCATCCTTTGAGAACACCAAGAACGAGACGGTCTACTGCCTGACCCTCCCGAAATATCATCTCCTGTATGTGAGAAGGAATGGAAAGGCATTATGGTGTGGTAATTCAGGCAAGACCCTCACAGCAATCTTGGCCGCCTTCGTGAAGGTGAAGGTCGAGGGCAGGAAGGTCGTCTACCTCGCGCCACTGAGGGCGCTGGCGTCAGAGAAGTACGCGGAGTTCTCCGAGCTTTCCGAGTTCGGGATAAGGACTGCGATCTCTACGGGTGACTACGACTTGAGCGGTGAGTCACTGGGTCGGGCCGACATCATAGTGCTGACCAACGAGCGCTTCGACTCGATAATGAGGCACAGGGTGAGCTGGCTGCACTCCGTGGGGCTCTTCATCGCGGATGAGGTCCACCTAGCCGGGAATGACTCGCGCGGCCCGACGCTCGAGATGATTCTCACGAAGGTCATGCACCTCGGGCTCGACGCTCAGCTTCTTTCGCTCTCCGCGACCATAAGCAACGCGAAGTTGATCGGGGAGTGGCTGAACTCGAGGCCCATCGAGCTCGACTGGAGACCAGTGCCGCTCAGACAGGGCGTCTTCGACTACGGCAAGGTCGTGTTCACCGACGGGGAGGAGAGGCCGGTGACACGGTCCACCTACGGGACGGCCATCGACGTGGCCATGGACACGGTGAAGGGAGGTGGGCAGTCCCTAGTCTTCGCGGGGACGAGGAGGAGGGCCGTCAGCCTGGCAACGAAGGCGGCGGAGGTCACACAGAGGTTCTTGGACGATGACGAGAAGCGTGCACTGTCGGAGGCGTCCAGAAGGATACTGACATCGGGCGAGGAGACGAGCCTCAGCAGGCTTCTTGCTGAGATCGTAGCCAAGGGGGCCGCCTTCCATCACGCTGGACTCGAGGCGGAGCACAGGCGCATAGTCGAGGACTATTACAGGGCGAGATCGCTCAAGGTGATAGCCGCGACTCCGACACTCGCGCTCGGTGTGAATCTGCCAGCGAGGCGTGTCGTCATAGCCGACGTCAGTAGGTACGATGTCGAGCGCGGCGGCAACTCGGACATATCAGTGCTGGAATACAGGCAGATGGCTGGCAGGGCGGGGAGACCTCAGTATGACGACCACGGCGAGACGGTCCTAGTGCCGCCCCCGTCTCAGCCTGCGAGGCAGGTGCTGGAGCACTACGCGTCGGCGCTGCCCGAGCCAATCGAGTCGAGGCTGTCGGACGAGTCGGCGATGAGGATACACACCTTGGCGACTGTCGCGACTTCAGCCGGTCTCTCCAAGAAGGAGATTCAGGGACTTTTCGGGAGGACCCTTCTGGCATTCCAAATAGGTGAAGAGCGGGTCGGCAGGCTGATCGAGTCTGCTCTCGGTTATCTCCTGAGCGAGAGGCTGGTCGAATCGAGAGGGAACATCTTCCTAGCCACGGACTTCGGCAGGAAGGTCTCCATACTATACATCGACCCTGTCACAGGTGTTCAGTTCCGCGAGACGCTGAGGAAGACACAGCCTGGCAGCGACCACACAGCTGGGTTCCTCTACACGCTCGCAAACTGCCCAGACTTCGAGCCGAAGTTCCCCCTGAGGAGCAAGGACTACGACGCTGCCCTGGCGTTCATGGAGGAGCACGCGGCCGAGCTGGCTGCGAGGCCGAGCCGCACCTCGTTCGCCGAGTTCGACGAGGTTCTTCAGGGAAGCAGGACCGTAATGGCGCTCTATGGGTGGATCGAGGAGTGGAGAGAGGAGCAGCTGCTGACGAGGTTGGGAGTGGAGCCTGGCGACATGCATAGGGCCGTGGACAACGCGGACTGGCTCCTCCACAGCATGGCAGAGCTGGCGAAGCTGTTCAAGAGAGACGAGTCTGGCAGGGAGGTGGAGCGGCTGCGGAGGAGGGTGGAGAGCGGAGTGGCAGCGGAGCTTATCGAGCTGACCGCCCTGCAGGGCGTTGGCAGGGTCAGGGCGAGGTCTTTGTACTCTGCAGGGTTCAGGACGTTGGAGGACC
This genomic window contains:
- a CDS encoding DEAD/DEAH box helicase; amino-acid sequence: MRFDELQLPPELLSFIARKGFAELYPPQEEAVKAGLLAGKNLVVSSPTACYDGKTEVLTRTGWKSFKDVDSNEEVLSMNPKTFGMEYVKAIGKVGYPYTGVMVHVEGKEIDFRVTANHNMFVCREDERKARNPLSSRPNGRQPARFEFRPAWEIHRNWKFKTDGIWEGRASRYFELPPMEVRGRYPRSQRPLPTLRIPMKQFLNFLGWYLAEGSTKHGHGDYEVTLCQRKDPRRAREALAKLGIARVYTTGSERHRHFSISSPQLARYLSQFGRTFEKFVPDFVKELTSDEIRVFLDSYHRGDGHVGRDGSSPVFNTTSRRLADDVQELLLKVGISSSVRFGGLSPSHRMPDGHTIKSKHPDFEIAGRRYSEHGIDYRKPSKPSFENTKNETVYCLTLPKYHLLYVRRNGKALWCGNSGKTLTAILAAFVKVKVEGRKVVYLAPLRALASEKYAEFSELSEFGIRTAISTGDYDLSGESLGRADIIVLTNERFDSIMRHRVSWLHSVGLFIADEVHLAGNDSRGPTLEMILTKVMHLGLDAQLLSLSATISNAKLIGEWLNSRPIELDWRPVPLRQGVFDYGKVVFTDGEERPVTRSTYGTAIDVAMDTVKGGGQSLVFAGTRRRAVSLATKAAEVTQRFLDDDEKRALSEASRRILTSGEETSLSRLLAEIVAKGAAFHHAGLEAEHRRIVEDYYRARSLKVIAATPTLALGVNLPARRVVIADVSRYDVERGGNSDISVLEYRQMAGRAGRPQYDDHGETVLVPPPSQPARQVLEHYASALPEPIESRLSDESAMRIHTLATVATSAGLSKKEIQGLFGRTLLAFQIGEERVGRLIESALGYLLSERLVESRGNIFLATDFGRKVSILYIDPVTGVQFRETLRKTQPGSDHTAGFLYTLANCPDFEPKFPLRSKDYDAALAFMEEHAAELAARPSRTSFAEFDEVLQGSRTVMALYGWIEEWREEQLLTRLGVEPGDMHRAVDNADWLLHSMAELAKLFKRDESGREVERLRRRVESGVAAELIELTALQGVGRVRARSLYSAGFRTLEDLKEAPADRLALVEKVGTAVARRIKEQVSRL